A genomic region of Magnetofaba australis IT-1 contains the following coding sequences:
- the bamB gene encoding outer membrane protein assembly factor BamB: MNQPTCATRALRPRLWLAALLALLLGGCSTVNSMTEWVVGADDDLDEEISTYVEPTPGAPTGLQRAWSHGVVGSPDKYMPQPRHFEESGGALFISGFQGDVTRVDAATGRSSWDVDLDTPIFGGVTTDGARVYVGDADGHAIALDAATGAEVWRERLSTKISSAPMVQGELVFFQTLDNRIYALNAATGKRVWFHGGSPSPLSMMGAASPTAFSHGILAGYSTGDVHAFEPQTGKDVWDRNLTVIGGRTELDLLQDVDADPVVSGLRIYVVSHQGRLMAIYAPNGAQVWQSRLSALRTPLLDGARLYVADVEGYLHALSAEDGTPLWKTRLSDGMLTAPTRFKDQIIVADDSGRRFAVDPASGRVLGMDKSGESYQADPLIAAGGLYLLTRDGDLERFE, translated from the coding sequence ATGAATCAGCCCACATGCGCCACGCGCGCGCTCCGACCCCGCCTCTGGCTGGCGGCGTTGCTGGCGCTGCTGCTCGGCGGCTGTAGCACCGTCAACTCCATGACCGAGTGGGTGGTGGGCGCCGATGACGACCTGGATGAGGAGATCTCCACCTACGTGGAGCCCACCCCGGGCGCGCCCACGGGCCTGCAACGGGCTTGGTCCCATGGCGTGGTCGGCTCGCCGGACAAGTACATGCCGCAGCCGCGCCACTTTGAAGAGAGCGGCGGCGCGCTGTTCATCAGCGGCTTCCAGGGTGACGTGACCCGGGTGGACGCCGCCACCGGCCGCAGCAGTTGGGATGTGGATCTGGATACGCCCATCTTCGGCGGCGTCACCACCGATGGCGCGCGGGTCTACGTGGGCGACGCCGACGGTCACGCCATCGCCCTGGATGCGGCCACCGGCGCGGAAGTTTGGCGCGAGCGCCTCTCCACCAAGATCAGTTCCGCGCCCATGGTTCAGGGGGAACTGGTCTTCTTCCAAACCCTGGATAACCGCATCTACGCGCTCAACGCCGCCACCGGCAAGCGCGTCTGGTTCCACGGCGGCTCGCCCTCGCCCCTGTCGATGATGGGCGCCGCCTCCCCCACCGCCTTCTCCCACGGCATTCTGGCGGGCTACTCCACCGGCGACGTGCATGCGTTTGAGCCCCAAACCGGCAAGGATGTGTGGGATCGCAACCTCACCGTCATCGGCGGCCGCACCGAGTTGGATCTGCTGCAGGATGTGGACGCCGACCCGGTGGTCTCCGGTCTGCGCATCTACGTGGTCAGCCACCAGGGCCGTTTGATGGCCATCTACGCTCCCAACGGCGCCCAGGTGTGGCAGTCGCGTCTGTCGGCGCTGCGCACGCCGCTGCTGGATGGCGCGCGCCTCTACGTCGCCGACGTCGAAGGCTATCTGCACGCGCTCTCCGCCGAAGATGGAACCCCGTTGTGGAAAACCCGTCTGAGCGACGGCATGCTCACCGCGCCCACCCGCTTTAAGGATCAGATCATCGTCGCCGACGATTCCGGCCGTCGTTTCGCCGTCGATCCCGCCAGCGGGCGCGTGCTGGGCATGGACAAGAGCGGCGAGAGCTATCAGGCCGATCCCCTCATCGCTGCAGGCGGGCTCTACCTGCTCACCCGCGATGGCGATCTGGAGCGATTTGAGTGA
- the der gene encoding ribosome biogenesis GTPase Der: MTLLPPPLIALVGRPNVGKSTLFNRLTRTRDALVDNTPGLTRDRQYGVIKRGDNPYRLVDTGGYEADPQESIVHLIREQTIVAMEEADLVVFVVDGAAGIAADDLEIAEKLRISGKPVIVAVNKTEKRLDERSAVMFYELGLDPVAPISASQGIGVMDLLDLLEEKLGRIVPPELELDEEGLPKEGLAEEEKTPTRLAIVGCPNAGKSSLINRLLGEHRMLVSEIAGATRDSVDSPPITIGGEEFILVDTAGIRRKARVSLRVEKYAAIAALKAMDRADVAIMLLDAERGITDQDKRIASHAVESGCGLIIVVNKWDLMPRGRDVLKEFRTEIDIEFPRLSHCPIQMISAKSGFGVDKLMPLATKISRAVKMRISTGEFNRWLEGATERNPPPRAGGKPVKMRYGSQVKVSPPTFVIFANRPEKVGDAYKRYLENQLRAAYPLDGAPLRLIFRGGANPYEPEAGKRVKKVNPRSPKPYKKRMKAARAACATGSTCAIPTKKENKRGDIRDWGFAPDPTRASPWTHEGSALDPRGK, encoded by the coding sequence ATGACGCTTTTGCCTCCCCCCCTTATCGCCCTGGTTGGTCGCCCCAATGTGGGCAAATCCACCCTGTTCAATCGCCTCACGCGCACCCGCGACGCCCTGGTGGACAACACCCCAGGCCTCACCCGCGACCGCCAATACGGGGTGATCAAACGCGGCGACAACCCCTATCGCCTGGTGGACACCGGCGGCTATGAAGCCGACCCGCAAGAGTCCATCGTGCATCTGATCCGCGAACAGACCATCGTCGCCATGGAAGAGGCCGATCTGGTGGTGTTCGTGGTGGATGGCGCCGCCGGCATCGCCGCCGACGATCTGGAGATCGCCGAAAAGCTGCGCATCTCCGGCAAGCCGGTGATCGTAGCGGTGAACAAGACCGAAAAGCGCCTGGATGAGCGCTCGGCGGTGATGTTCTACGAACTGGGCCTGGATCCGGTGGCGCCCATCTCCGCCTCCCAGGGCATCGGCGTGATGGATCTGCTGGATCTGCTGGAGGAGAAGCTGGGACGCATCGTCCCGCCTGAACTGGAGCTGGACGAAGAGGGCCTTCCCAAAGAGGGTCTTGCCGAAGAGGAGAAGACCCCCACCCGGCTGGCCATCGTCGGCTGCCCCAACGCGGGCAAAAGCTCCCTGATCAATCGCCTGCTGGGCGAGCATCGCATGCTGGTTTCGGAGATCGCCGGGGCTACCCGCGATTCCGTCGACTCCCCGCCCATCACCATCGGCGGCGAGGAGTTCATCCTGGTGGATACGGCGGGCATCCGGCGCAAGGCGCGGGTGTCGCTGCGGGTGGAGAAGTACGCCGCCATCGCCGCCCTCAAGGCCATGGACCGCGCCGATGTGGCCATCATGCTGCTGGACGCCGAACGCGGCATCACCGATCAGGATAAGCGCATCGCCTCCCATGCGGTGGAGTCCGGCTGCGGATTGATCATCGTGGTCAACAAATGGGACTTGATGCCGCGCGGCAGGGATGTGCTCAAAGAGTTCCGCACCGAGATCGACATCGAATTCCCGCGTCTGTCCCACTGCCCGATTCAGATGATCAGCGCCAAGAGCGGCTTTGGCGTCGACAAGCTGATGCCGTTGGCGACAAAGATCAGCCGCGCGGTGAAGATGCGCATCTCCACCGGCGAGTTCAACCGCTGGCTGGAGGGCGCCACCGAGCGCAATCCGCCGCCGCGCGCGGGCGGCAAGCCGGTGAAGATGCGCTATGGCTCCCAGGTGAAGGTTTCGCCGCCCACCTTCGTCATCTTCGCCAACCGCCCGGAGAAGGTCGGCGACGCCTACAAGCGCTATCTGGAGAATCAGTTGCGCGCGGCCTATCCGCTGGATGGCGCGCCGTTGCGTTTGATCTTCCGCGGCGGCGCCAATCCGTATGAACCGGAAGCGGGAAAGCGGGTCAAAAAGGTCAATCCGCGCAGTCCCAAGCCGTACAAAAAGCGCATGAAAGCCGCCCGCGCCGCCTGTGCGACAGGATCAACCTGCGCCATTCCGACAAAAAAAGAAAATAAGCGTGGAGATATAAGAGACTGGGGCTTCGCCCCAGACCCCACCAGGGCTTCGCCCTGGACCCACGAGGGCTCTGCCCTCGACCCACGAGGGAAATGA
- the ispG gene encoding flavodoxin-dependent (E)-4-hydroxy-3-methylbut-2-enyl-diphosphate synthase, which yields MGHVISLVNERRKTRQLHVGSVAVGGDAPISVQSMTNTDTRDIPATLAQITALAEAGADMVRVSCPDPESAQAVKTLVAESPVPLIADIHFDHRLALTALEGGIHCLRINPGNIGSDERVRSVVSAARERNVPIRIGVNAGSLEKHLLEKYREPCAPAMVESALHHIRILEGLNYPEIKISLKASDVGMTVQAYRLLAKQVDYPLHLGITEAGGLLPGSVKSAIGLGLLLVEGIGDTLRVSLSADPVEEIKVGFEILKALQLRSRGVNIIACPTCARQEFPVIDVVAQLEKRLAHIREPVTLSIIGCVVNGPGEAKETMVGVVGGAGENLIYRLGQTDGKAGDESLVEQVAQRVEEAAARLREKAEKE from the coding sequence ATGGGACACGTCATCTCCCTGGTCAATGAGCGCCGCAAAACGCGGCAATTGCACGTGGGCTCCGTCGCCGTCGGCGGCGACGCCCCCATCAGCGTGCAGTCCATGACCAACACCGACACCCGCGACATCCCCGCCACCCTGGCGCAGATCACCGCTCTGGCCGAAGCGGGCGCGGACATGGTGCGGGTCTCCTGCCCCGACCCGGAGTCAGCGCAAGCGGTTAAAACCCTGGTGGCGGAGTCCCCGGTTCCCCTCATCGCCGATATCCACTTCGACCACCGCTTGGCGCTCACCGCGCTGGAGGGGGGCATCCACTGCCTGCGCATCAACCCCGGCAACATCGGCTCCGACGAGCGGGTGCGTTCGGTGGTGAGCGCGGCGCGGGAGCGCAATGTGCCCATCCGCATCGGCGTCAACGCCGGCTCGCTGGAGAAGCACCTGCTGGAGAAATACCGCGAGCCGTGCGCCCCGGCCATGGTGGAGTCGGCGCTGCACCACATCCGCATTCTGGAGGGTCTCAATTACCCGGAGATCAAGATCAGCCTCAAGGCCAGCGACGTGGGCATGACCGTGCAGGCTTATCGCCTGTTGGCCAAACAGGTGGACTACCCGCTGCATCTGGGCATCACCGAAGCGGGCGGCCTGCTGCCGGGCTCGGTGAAGTCGGCCATCGGCTTGGGCCTACTGCTGGTGGAGGGGATCGGCGATACGCTGCGCGTCTCCCTCTCCGCCGATCCGGTGGAGGAGATCAAAGTCGGGTTTGAGATTCTCAAGGCGCTGCAACTGCGCTCGCGGGGGGTCAACATCATCGCCTGTCCCACCTGCGCGCGGCAGGAGTTCCCGGTGATTGACGTGGTGGCGCAGTTGGAGAAGCGGTTGGCGCACATTCGCGAGCCGGTGACGCTGTCGATTATCGGCTGCGTGGTGAATGGTCCGGGCGAGGCCAAGGAGACTATGGTGGGCGTGGTGGGCGGTGCAGGTGAAAATCTGATCTACCGCTTGGGCCAGACCGATGGCAAGGCGGGGGATGAGTCGCTGGTGGAACAGGTGGCGCAGCGTGTGGAAGAGGCGGCGGCGCGCCTGCGCGAAAAGGCGGAGAAGGAGTAG
- a CDS encoding tetratricopeptide repeat protein: MAQVDDQHIFDEVDERLHHDRMHELWLAYRGWLIGGLVAFFGALITYVGVRDYRQSQANAASDAYRAALSQLQADPAKGQDALLQVIGEHAGDGYGQLARLQLAAALMADKKNDEALHQLETLANEASDPALRSLALLNAAYAVVDSDINKALGYANRIEEASAYRAHALELMGLAAQKGGDTQQALARYAEAMKKGPPAGLRDRLALRLERLGGAEALKNALPSAQQVPAE, translated from the coding sequence GTGGCTCAGGTTGACGACCAACATATTTTCGACGAAGTGGACGAACGTCTGCATCACGACCGCATGCACGAGCTGTGGCTGGCCTATCGCGGTTGGTTGATCGGCGGACTGGTCGCCTTCTTCGGCGCGCTGATCACCTACGTGGGCGTGCGCGATTACCGGCAGAGCCAGGCCAACGCCGCCTCTGACGCCTACCGCGCGGCGCTGTCGCAACTGCAAGCGGATCCGGCCAAGGGCCAAGACGCGCTGCTGCAGGTGATCGGCGAACACGCTGGCGACGGTTACGGCCAACTGGCGCGGCTGCAACTGGCCGCGGCGCTGATGGCCGACAAAAAGAACGATGAAGCGCTGCATCAGTTGGAGACCCTGGCCAATGAAGCCAGCGACCCGGCGCTGCGCTCCCTGGCGCTGCTCAACGCCGCCTATGCGGTGGTGGATAGCGACATCAACAAAGCCCTGGGCTACGCCAACCGCATCGAAGAGGCCTCCGCCTATCGCGCCCACGCGCTGGAGCTGATGGGTTTGGCCGCGCAAAAGGGCGGCGACACGCAGCAAGCCCTGGCGCGCTATGCCGAAGCGATGAAAAAGGGCCCCCCCGCCGGTTTACGGGATCGACTGGCGCTGCGCCTGGAGCGCCTGGGCGGCGCCGAAGCGTTGAAGAACGCGCTGCCCTCCGCGCAACAGGTTCCGGCGGAATAG